One genomic window of Phycisphaerales bacterium includes the following:
- a CDS encoding DUF427 domain-containing protein, with protein sequence MARAVFNGTVVAESDKTEVVEGNHYFPPDSIKREYFQDNALTTNCPWKGEARYYDVVVDGKTAEHAAWYYPEAKPQAKNFEGYVAFWRGVEVEG encoded by the coding sequence ATGGCGCGAGCAGTGTTCAACGGGACCGTGGTGGCCGAGTCGGACAAGACCGAAGTCGTCGAGGGCAACCACTACTTTCCGCCCGATTCGATCAAGCGTGAGTACTTCCAGGACAACGCCCTGACCACCAACTGCCCCTGGAAGGGGGAGGCCAGGTACTACGACGTCGTAGTCGACGGCAAGACCGCCGAGCACGCCGCGTGGTACTACCCCGAAGCAAAGCCCCAGGCCAAGAACTTCGAGGGCTACGTGGCGTTCTGGCGCGGGGTTGAGGTCGAGGGCTGA